Proteins from a single region of Rhodovibrio salinarum DSM 9154:
- the rpsM gene encoding 30S ribosomal protein S13: MARIAGVNIPTQKKVHIALTYIHGIGHTQAHKICESVGIPEERRVNDLTEDELVRVRETIDNNYTVEGDLRRETAVNIKRLMDLGCYRGLRHRKGLPVRGQRTHTNARTRKGPAKAIAGKKGRK, from the coding sequence GTGGCACGCATTGCTGGCGTCAACATTCCGACGCAGAAGAAGGTCCACATCGCGCTGACCTACATCCACGGGATCGGCCACACGCAGGCGCACAAGATCTGCGAGTCGGTCGGCATTCCGGAAGAGCGGCGGGTCAACGACCTGACCGAGGATGAGTTGGTCCGCGTGCGCGAAACCATCGACAACAACTACACGGTCGAGGGCGATCTGCGCCGCGAGACGGCGGTGAACATCAAGCGCCTGATGGACCTGGGCTGCTACCGCGGCCTGCGGCACCGCAAGGGGCTGCCGGTGCGTGGTCAGCGTACCCACACCAACGCCCGTACCCGCAAGGGGCCGGCGAAGGCGATCGCCGGCAAGAAGGGCCGCAAGTAA
- the rpsK gene encoding 30S ribosomal protein S11 codes for MAKATQGRLRKREKKNITSGIAHVTATFNNTTITISDVQGNAISWASAGQMGFKGSRKSTPYAAQLAADTAGRKAQEHGMKTLDVNVKGPGSGRESALRALQACGFTITAIRDVTPIPHNGCRPPKRRRV; via the coding sequence ATGGCAAAGGCTACCCAGGGGCGCCTGCGCAAGCGCGAGAAAAAGAATATTACCTCGGGCATCGCGCATGTGACGGCGACCTTCAACAACACCACGATCACCATCTCGGATGTCCAGGGCAACGCGATTTCCTGGGCCAGCGCCGGCCAAATGGGCTTCAAGGGCTCGCGTAAGTCGACGCCCTACGCCGCCCAGCTTGCCGCCGACACAGCCGGCCGCAAGGCGCAGGAACACGGGATGAAGACGCTGGACGTGAACGTGAAGGGCCCAGGCTCGGGGCGCGAGTCGGCGCTGCGTGCGCTGCAGGCCTGTGGCTTCACGATCACCGCGATCCGCGACGTGACGCCGATCCCGCATAACGGCTGCCGGCCGCCGAAGCGCCGGCGCGTCTAA
- a CDS encoding adenylate kinase: MNIILLGPPGAGKGTQAKRLERDYGIPQLATGDMLRAAVASGSELGQQAKKVMDAGELMPDDLMVRMIEDRISQPDCQNGFILDGFPRTTAQAEALDQMLRKRGASLDHVIELKVEEESLVDRITGRYSCAKCGAGYHDRYQAPKVEGVCDYCGSTEFKRREDDNEETVRSRMQAYRDQTAPILPYYHEQGKLKQVDGMADIDEVTGQIKRILDGKA; encoded by the coding sequence GGCAAGGGCACCCAGGCTAAGCGCCTGGAGCGGGATTACGGCATCCCGCAGCTCGCCACCGGCGATATGCTGCGCGCGGCTGTTGCCTCTGGCAGCGAACTGGGCCAGCAGGCCAAGAAGGTGATGGACGCGGGCGAGCTGATGCCGGACGATTTGATGGTCCGGATGATCGAGGATCGGATCAGTCAGCCCGATTGTCAGAACGGCTTCATCCTGGACGGCTTCCCGCGTACGACCGCGCAAGCGGAGGCGCTCGACCAGATGCTGCGCAAGCGTGGCGCGTCGCTCGACCACGTGATCGAGCTGAAGGTCGAGGAGGAATCGCTGGTCGACCGGATCACCGGGCGCTACTCCTGCGCCAAGTGCGGGGCCGGCTACCACGACCGTTACCAGGCACCGAAGGTCGAGGGCGTCTGCGACTACTGCGGCAGCACGGAATTCAAGCGGCGCGAGGACGACAACGAAGAGACCGTCCGCTCGCGCATGCAAGCCTATCGGGATCAGACCGCGCCGATCCTTCCCTACTACCACGAACAGGGGAAGCTGAAGCAGGTCGACGGCATGGCTGACATCGACGAGGTCACCGGCCAGATCAAGCGGATCCTGGACGGCAAGGCTTAG
- a CDS encoding DNA-directed RNA polymerase subunit alpha: protein MLQKNWTELIKPNKLDIQGGSDPKCFAQVVAEPLERGFGLTLGNALRRILLSSLQGAAVTSIQIDGVLHEFSSIAGVREDVTDVVLNVKALGLKMHGEGPKRIRLRGEGPGEVKAGQIETGHDIDVMNPNLVICTLDDGARIDMEMTVESGKGYVPSTQNRPEDAPIGLIPVDAVYSPVVKVAYRVENTRVGQVTDYDKLTMDVETNGAVSPEDAVALAARILQDQLQLFINFEEPSQRGEQESSSELPFNPNLLRKVDELELSVRSANCLKNDNIVYIGDLVQKTEAEMLRTPNFGRKSLNEIKEVLQQMGLALGMDVPGWPPENIEELARKLEEPY from the coding sequence GTGCTGCAGAAGAACTGGACTGAACTTATCAAGCCGAACAAGCTCGACATCCAGGGCGGGAGCGATCCCAAGTGCTTCGCCCAGGTTGTCGCGGAGCCGTTGGAGCGCGGCTTCGGGCTGACGCTGGGCAACGCCCTGCGTCGGATCCTGCTGTCCTCGCTCCAGGGTGCGGCCGTCACCTCGATCCAGATCGATGGTGTGCTGCACGAGTTCTCGTCGATCGCCGGCGTGCGTGAGGACGTCACCGACGTCGTCCTGAACGTCAAGGCGCTTGGCCTGAAGATGCACGGCGAGGGGCCGAAGCGCATTCGCCTGCGCGGCGAGGGCCCGGGTGAGGTCAAGGCGGGTCAGATCGAGACCGGCCACGACATCGACGTGATGAACCCGAACCTCGTGATCTGCACGCTGGACGACGGCGCGCGGATCGACATGGAAATGACGGTCGAGTCCGGGAAGGGCTACGTGCCGTCGACCCAGAACCGCCCGGAAGACGCGCCGATCGGCTTGATCCCGGTGGACGCGGTCTACTCGCCGGTGGTCAAGGTGGCTTACCGGGTCGAGAACACCCGTGTCGGCCAGGTGACCGACTACGACAAGCTGACCATGGACGTCGAGACGAACGGCGCGGTCAGCCCGGAAGACGCGGTGGCGCTCGCGGCGCGCATCCTGCAGGACCAGCTGCAGCTCTTCATCAACTTCGAGGAGCCGAGCCAGCGTGGCGAGCAGGAGAGTTCCAGCGAACTGCCGTTCAACCCGAACCTGCTGCGCAAGGTCGACGAGCTGGAGCTGTCGGTCCGCTCGGCGAATTGCCTGAAGAACGACAACATCGTCTACATCGGCGACCTCGTCCAGAAGACCGAGGCGGAGATGCTCCGGACGCCGAACTTCGGCCGCAAGTCGCTGAACGAGATCAAGGAAGTGCTGCAGCAGATGGGCTTGGCGCTCGGCATGGATGTGCCGGGCTGGCCGCCGGAGAATATCGAGGAGCTGGCCCGTAAGCTGGAGGAGCCGTACTAA